CTGCGCCCAAGCCCATCAAAGAAGGCACTGGCAAAGAAGATGCTGAAGCTGTTAAGAAGCAACTCGAAGAAGCTGGTGCAAAAGCAAGCGTCAAGTAACTTTCTTCAGTTGGCTGATGGCTAACTAAACTAAATTTTTTTTAATTTTATTGGCGAACAGAGTTTTCTGTTCGCTTCTTTTTTTAAGCGCAATTGTTGCAGTAAAAATCCCCTATACCACTAGGGGCAAGGGGATTAGTTCTCTAATGACTTGTTCTGTTCTACAAGGGCAAAATTAAAGTTTGGGTTGTTGTTTATGCCATTCGGTTGCTTGTTCGTAGGCATAAGCTGCCTGGAGTAGGAGATCTTCTCTAAGTACATTGCCAATAAGTTGCATCCCGATGGGTAGCCCTTGGGTATCAAAACCACAAGGCAGGCTCAAGGCCGGCAGGCCAGCGAGATTAACGGGGATTGTCATCAGGTCAGATAGGTACATGCTGAGGGGATCATCTGTTTTTTCGCCAGCTTTAAAGGCAGTGCTGGGGGAAGTGGGGCAGATAAGGAGGTCAACTTTTGCAAAGGCATTGTCAAAATCTTCTTTGATTAAAGTTCGCACCTTTTGAGCTTTGAGGTAATAGGCATCGTAATAGCCGGCGGAGAGGGTATAAGTCCCTAGCATGATCCGCCGTTTTACCTCAGGACCAAAGCCTGCTGCCCGGGTTTGGGTATACATATCCACCAGGTTATTGGCAGAATCACTACGGCGCCCGTATTTCACTGCATCGTAGCGGGCGAGGTTTGCCGAGGCTTCGGAGGGAGCAATGATGTAGTAGGCGGGCAGGCCATAGCGGAATCGGGGACAGGAGATGGTTTCAATTTCAACGCCTAGGGCTTGAAATTGGGCGATCGCCTGTTGGACTGCCGCTGCCACTTCTGGCTCAAGACCTTCCCCAAAGGTTTCCTGGATAATGCCAATTTTTAGGGGTTTATCCTTAGGCAGGTCCGTCTGGAGCAGTTGGCTATACTGGGGAATTTCGACATCTAAGCTAGTGGAATCTTTCGGGTCATAGCCAGCGATCGCCTCCAACAAAATTGCCGTATCCTCTACGGTGCGGGCAAAGGGGCCAATCTGATCTAGCGAAGAAGCATAGGCCACCAGACCAAAGCGAGAAACAAGGCCATAGGTTGGCTTCAAACCCACAACACCGCACAAAGAGGCTGGCTGACGAATGGATCCCCCCGTATCCGAACCCAGGGCGATCGGCGCTTCCCCTGCCGCCACTGCTGCCGCCGATCCCCCAGAAGAGCCCCCTGGAACCCTGGTCACATCCCAGGGATTGCCTGTTACTTGGTAGCCAGAATTTTCTGTAGAGCTACCCATGGCGAACTCATCAAGATTTGTTTTACCGACCATAATCGCCCCTGCTTCCCGGAGCTTCTGGGTTACTGTCGATTCGTAGGTGGGCACAAAACCTTCAAGAATCCGTGATGCACAGGTGGTCTGAATGCCTTTGGTACAGAGATTGTCTTTAATTGCGATTGGAATTCCTTCCAGGAGGCCAATGGTTTCCCCCCGCGCAATTTTTTCATCCACCTGCGCCGCTTGGGTTAGAGCCTGATCTTTAGTCAATGTCAAAAAGGCCTTAACCTTAGGTTCCACCGCTTCGATATGGGCAAAGGTTGCCGTCAAAATTTCAACAGCAGAACGTTCCTTTGTGATGAGTTGTTGGTGTAGCGTGCGGATGGCTGACATGCTTTATATATTCTCTGAAATACCCCAATCAGTTTATCTACTTGCCTTCCTCCCTGACAATCACCCCCCAAAATAATTTTCAGGCGATCGCCCCGGAAGGGAACCCCCATCCGATACAATAAATTCCAGCTTATGTTAATTTAATAAATCTGTTTTTAGTCAGCACAACAAAATGCTAAATTTATGAGCGCTCATATTCTTAAACAAAATGTGAGAATCGCTCCGGTAGACTTTTTAGGAATCATCAATGAACCAGGAAATTTTCGACAAAATTAAAAACATCATCGTTGATCAGCTAGATGTCGATGCTGACGCCGTAACCGCCGACTCAAATTTTATCAGTGACCTTGACGCTGATTCCCTTGATACAGTTGAGCTGGTCATGGCTTTTGAAGAAGAGTTCGATATCGATATTCCCGATGATGTCGCTGAAAAAATCACTACGGTGGGAGAAGCAGTTAACATCATTGCTGAGAAAACGGGTCAAAATTAATTCTTTCGATCTCACCAACTGAACCGTGACCTTTAGAGCTGCGAACTTTTTACAGTTATCGCGGCTTTCTCGCTAGTTTTTACAATCATTGCTTCCCCCGGACGCCCAACCTTTTTCCCCCACTGCAAAAACACTTACATCAGCCATGGCAAACTCATCCCCGTATCGCGTTGTAATCACCGGTTTAGGTGCGATCACCCCGATTGGCAATACCCTACAAGAGTATTGGGAAGGACTCATGACCGGTCGCAATGGGATTGATGTTGTGACCGCCTTTGATGCTTCTCAGCACACTTGTCGCATTGCTGGTGAAGTCAAAGGCTTTGATCCGCTGGATTTTATTCCCAAAAAAGAAGCCAAACGGATGGATCGATTTTCCCAATTTGCCGTGGCTGCCAGCAAACAAGCCCTGGCTGATGCGGGATTAGAAATCAATCCAGAAAATGCGCCAGATATCGGTGTGATGATTGGGACAGGGGTCGGTGGCATCAAGGTCATGGAAGACCAGCAGGAAATTTATTTAGAAAAGGGCCCAAGCCGTTGTAGCCCCTTTATGATCCCCATGATGATCGCCAATATGGCGGCGGGTTTGACGGCGATCCACACCGGTGCCCAGGGACCAAATAGCTGTACGGTGACGGCCTGTGCGGCTGGTTCTAATGCTGTCGGAGAGGCATTTCGGCTCGTGCAACAGGGCTATGCTAAAGCCATGATCTCCGGTGGTACAGAAGCAGCGATTACCCCCCTAAGTTTTGCTGGGTTTGCCTCAGCTCGGGCCCTTTCGACTCGCAATGACGATCCGAAGCATGCCTGTCGTCCTTTCGATCAAGACCGGGATGGTTTTGTAATGGGTGAAGGAGCGGGTATTTTGATCCTCGAAGAACTAGAACATGCCTTAGCCCGAGGCGCGAAGATCTACGGCGAAATCGTCGGCTATGGCATGACCTGTGATGCCTACCACATGACGGCGCCGACCCCCGATGGGGCTGGGGCGACCCGGGCAATCGAACTGGCCCTCAAGGATGCGGGTCTAGCGCCCAATCAGGTGAGCTATGTCAATGCCCACGGTACCAGTACCCCAGCCAATGACATTACCGAAACCAAGGCGATCAAAAAAGCCCTCGGTGATCAGGCTTACAAAATTCTCGTTAGCTCGACCAAATCGATGACGGGTCACCTCCTGGGTGGTTCCGGTGGCATCGAAGCGGTGGCTACGGTGATGGCGATCGCCAACGACCGCGTCCCCCC
The nucleotide sequence above comes from [Synechococcus] sp. NIES-970. Encoded proteins:
- the gatA gene encoding glutamyl-tRNA(Gln) amidotransferase, A subunit, coding for MSAIRTLHQQLITKERSAVEILTATFAHIEAVEPKVKAFLTLTKDQALTQAAQVDEKIARGETIGLLEGIPIAIKDNLCTKGIQTTCASRILEGFVPTYESTVTQKLREAGAIMVGKTNLDEFAMGSSTENSGYQVTGNPWDVTRVPGGSSGGSAAAVAAGEAPIALGSDTGGSIRQPASLCGVVGLKPTYGLVSRFGLVAYASSLDQIGPFARTVEDTAILLEAIAGYDPKDSTSLDVEIPQYSQLLQTDLPKDKPLKIGIIQETFGEGLEPEVAAAVQQAIAQFQALGVEIETISCPRFRYGLPAYYIIAPSEASANLARYDAVKYGRRSDSANNLVDMYTQTRAAGFGPEVKRRIMLGTYTLSAGYYDAYYLKAQKVRTLIKEDFDNAFAKVDLLICPTSPSTAFKAGEKTDDPLSMYLSDLMTIPVNLAGLPALSLPCGFDTQGLPIGMQLIGNVLREDLLLQAAYAYEQATEWHKQQPKL
- the acpP gene encoding acyl carrier protein, which codes for MNQEIFDKIKNIIVDQLDVDADAVTADSNFISDLDADSLDTVELVMAFEEEFDIDIPDDVAEKITTVGEAVNIIAEKTGQN
- the fabF gene encoding 3-oxoacyl-[acyl-carrier-protein] synthase II, whose translation is MANSSPYRVVITGLGAITPIGNTLQEYWEGLMTGRNGIDVVTAFDASQHTCRIAGEVKGFDPLDFIPKKEAKRMDRFSQFAVAASKQALADAGLEINPENAPDIGVMIGTGVGGIKVMEDQQEIYLEKGPSRCSPFMIPMMIANMAAGLTAIHTGAQGPNSCTVTACAAGSNAVGEAFRLVQQGYAKAMISGGTEAAITPLSFAGFASARALSTRNDDPKHACRPFDQDRDGFVMGEGAGILILEELEHALARGAKIYGEIVGYGMTCDAYHMTAPTPDGAGATRAIELALKDAGLAPNQVSYVNAHGTSTPANDITETKAIKKALGDQAYKILVSSTKSMTGHLLGGSGGIEAVATVMAIANDRVPPTINLENPQEGCDLDYVANESRAHLVEVALSNSFGFGGHNVTLAFRKYRPE